In Suncus etruscus isolate mSunEtr1 chromosome 2, mSunEtr1.pri.cur, whole genome shotgun sequence, the genomic stretch aaggtggcaggctacaaaattaaaatgcaataatcaatggcttttttatataccaatattgatagggaagaaattgacattaagaaaacgacaccatttacattactgccacacaaactcaaatatctcagCGTCAACTTGACTaatgatgtgaaggacctatacaaagaaaacgttaaaacactgcttcaagaaataagagaggacactagaGAATGAAAACACAttccctgcttatggattggcaggattaacataattaaaattgcaacactccccaaagcattgtatagatttaatgcaattcctctaaagataccaatgacattcttcaatgaagtcatcaaacatttctgaaattcatctggaaaaataatcACCCTGGAATAGTTAATGCACTTCTTGGTGAAAGAAATatgtgaggcattactttctccaactttaaactgtattacaaagcaatagttatcaaaacagcatggtattggaataaagacagactctcagatcagtggaatcagCTTGAGTACTCACAGAATGTTCCCCatcatacaatcacctaatttttgataatggagcaagaaaccctaaatgtaggtgggaaagcctcttcaacaagaggtgttggcacaactagttagccatgtgtaaaaaagcgaacttagacccccacctaacatcatgtacgatggtaaaatccaaatgtattaaaggccttgatatcagacctaaaaccctAAGGTATATAGATAAACGTgtaggtaaaacaatccatgacactgagactaaaggcatcttcaaggaggaaactgtactcttgaaacaagtggaagcagagataaacggatgggaatatattaagctgagaagcttctgcacctaaaagaaaacagtgcccaggatacaagagctatcCACCGACTGGGAGacactattcatccaatacccatcagataaggggctaatatccaaaatatacaaggcactgacagaactttacaataaaaaatcttACCCCataagaaatggggagaagaaatgaacagatatttttataaagaagaaatacaaatggccaaaaggcacatgaaaaaatgctccacctcactaatcaccagggagatgcaaagcaaaacaactatgaggtatcaccttacaccacagagattggcatacatcacaaagaatgagaaaaagcagtgctggtgggatgtagagagaaaggaactcttattactgctggtgggaatgctgtctagtccaaaaTTTATGGAAagtgacatggagattcctccaaaacctggaaattgagctcccataagatccagctataccactcctagggatatactctaggaacacaaaattataatacaaaaatcacttcctcacaccaatatttattttcgtgctatttacaatagccagtctctgaaaacatccaagatgcccttcaatagatgaatggctaaagaaactgtggtacatatatacaatggatatTACCAGTGAATGACCTGACatcaccagtgctgcatcggcctgccTTTTGCCCCATGCATCCCCCCATTAGTGtaggaagagaaagggggaaagcctgagaacCACTATAGAGTCTACCttggctggcacccagggaagacctggagtccaggggagaaataggggaactgctgggggcttgccaagcctcccagcatcccccaagctagggagaaggcccctggcatggggtgtcccctaaccccatacctgggaagagctggcctccataATCAAGGAACCACAGCCAAATATCTGCCCGGCCTCCTCTCCATGCTCCTCCCTCCTAGAGAAGGTGgggagcctgaggacccctaaaagagTCAGCCTGGAACCCAAttcaggccacctgagctggcacccagggaaggcctgggagtccaggggagaaataggagaATGGCTGGGcatctgccaagcctcccagcacccgtcaggagagatgaagtcatgaaattttactatacatggatgtacatggaatttattatgttgagtgaattaagtcagaagtagagagatagacacagaatagtctcccttatctatgggttttaagaaaaaataaaagacatttttgcaataattctcagagagaaagagagcaggcctggaaggtccagctcaggacatgaaactcaccagaaagagtaattagtgcagttagaaaaataactatactaagtcttatcttaacaatgtgaatgaatgagggatgtggaaagcctgtctagagtacaggggttggggtaggagaagggagatttgggacattggtggtgggaatgttgcaccagtaaagggtatgttctttacatgactgaaacccaactacaatcctatTTATAATTAACgtatttaaataaagctattaataaaaataagtaaaaaatatatgtatcctGAGCAAGTTCGGAAAAAGTattgtgggaaagggaagaatttTATCATTTACTTTATTAAAGTCGCTAAAGAAACACATTGAGTGTATGAAGCCATATTggttatttctttattcattttccttTAGTTATCTGTGGAGAGATTTCTGGTTCCTAAGAAAGACATATATTTTTTGGCTCAAGTGAACAAATTGTGGAGAAAGAAACCTCCAAACATGATGATATTAAGTAGGAAGCAGTGAGTATGGGGAAACCCTATGAGTGCTAGtcattgaatccaagttggcagcatgcaaaccAAGAATCTTACCCATTGAACTGTCACTGGACacttaacaaaattattaaatccTTTATTCAACTTCCCTAGTGTTGATATCATAAATATGATTCATTCATCAAAATTGACAgaaggggccgatgaggtggagctagggtaaggtgtctgccttgcgagcgctagccaaggaaggaccacggttccatcccctgttatcccatatggtcccccaagccaggggcaatttctgagcactaatccaggagtaacccctgaacatcaaactggtgtggccctaaaaacaaaacaaaaaaaaaataaaagaaaaaacaaaattgacagaatataaaaatattaattaaattaaatgccTTATTTGAATTTCAGCTGTTTTCTCAATGTTATTGGTTTGTTTCACAATGTAATCAGCACCCACATCATATCCtaagttttcaaaatatttgacaTCTCCTTATTTAGTACTTCCTTTTCAGATGTTGagagttttaaagaaaattgttaaGTTGTCAATTAAATATGGGATTGGTCTGATATTTTTTCATGACTAGATTGGTCCTCTGCTGGTCCTCCCTGTTTTCTGTCGTCCTTTTAAAAGCTTCTAGCTTGCTTTCAGGttcatgttttaatatattatatacaaagttaccttttgaaaaataaacatattcaCTTTTCACCTATGAACAAGAACagttttagagatttttttattgtccatacacACTCCTATGATTCATACTGAGCTCATTTATACTAAaggaagatttcttttcttttttcttttcctgtgtgtgtgtattgtttatTTCTCATCCCTACtacatatgttttattatttttattattttcattttcagacAAGAAATTTAGAATCACAGATATTAATAAATTTACCAGTGACTAACAGTTTGAACTGTTATTTAAACTCAAATTTTGCTCCAGAAGTTAAGATATTTAAACTCTACTTATGTTGCTTTAGTGAAAAGCCAGATGTTTATTCATCTTGTACTTTTTCATAGCATGGAGCACAGTGCCTTCTATATAATATGGTCCTAATATATCTTTGCTACATGGATGAATGAGCAAATAATGATTATCAGGATAAACCCATAATGCTATTGTAAAGGTTTGAAAGAGGATTAAAAAGTGTTTATATCAACATTATACTCTGATGAATATTTATTATGATGCATATTTCACTGCAATCATATTCATGAGGGTGCATTCTAAAGATGAATCTTAAATCTTTCTCTGGTCAGTGTTggaatttaaattaatttcagaagCCACGTGATATCTTTATCTATTTCAAAACCAATACATTCCTCTGACAAATATTTTGGTGTATGTTTTTCATAACATAagcacaccttttttttttataatgctgGTGTGTAATGAAGCAAGAGAATAAAGAAGAGCAAACTTGAGTTTTCTAAAATCCCATAGAGACACtactcatttttgttgttgttgttgttttggggccacacccagtgatgctcagaaattactccttgctctgtgctcagaaatttatcctggcttgggggaccatatgggaggcctggggatcaaaatgtggtccatcctaggttagcacaggtaaggcaaatgccctaccacttgtgccacctcctTGGCATCactaccccccctttttttttttacagaaagtgAAGGAGcaataagagaaagaagacttaaagaaaatgagttttttggggggccagagagatagcatggaggtaaggtgtttgcctttcattcaggaggtcatcggttcgaatcccggcgccccatatggtccccggtgcctgccaggagcaatttctgagcctggagccaggaataacccctgagcactgccgggtgtgacccaaaaaccacaaaaaaaaaaaaaaaaaaaaagaaaaaaaaagaaaatgagttttgaTATCTCCATCAGCAAGTCCTTTGTCCTTTGCCTCACcagcttattttaaaaagtagtttcTGAATTATTGGCTTACAGACATATTTAGCACAGCATGTAAGTGCCTTAGCTACTGAACGGCAATAATGTTTCCCTCAAcaattttgatttgtgttttaattttcctttagaGAACACATAATACATTTTTGTAGCTGGTTAATTCTCAAAACCTCTGGGTCCTATTGAAAAGTGGCATTTAACTTTGTCACTGCTTTTAAAAGAGCAATGCCTTCTTATTTCAAACTCCTTTCAGTATAAAAGACTGAGTGAGGATATTATGAATACATTTCTTTTCTGAAACCTGTGAGCTCCAGTATACTTACCCCCACTCATACACAAATGAACTGTTTCAGCttattaaaagttataaaatatataatctctGCTCAATGGGTCAAGTAGAaactttgtgttatttttttcacttgttaGTCTTTCAGCAGTAACACTTTTaatcaaggaaaataaaattctcaaagttattttatttcaatggAAAAGAAAGATACATCCCTACTTAAATGAGATTTGATTTTATGCTTGAGGgagaataatacatttttatattttatcatcttgaatttagaaatatgaactatttttattaacaaaatgtATGTACAAGGGATATATATATtcagtataaaatattaatttaattttcttaagcttgggggatcatttttCTCAACAAAGTACAAAGCAAAGATGAATTCTTTCAATGTGTCTTATGGCAATTTCTTATTAAAGTAAACTAATTACATTATTCCTTATTGGTACTTCCTCATAAATATCTGCGAAGTTAGCCGTTTTTATTTCGACTACTTTGGTTGTCTATCTTACTCCTCTTCTGTACATTCTATAATGTACTATTTCTACTTGTTAGTCTCATGCTTCTACACTTACTTGTTCTCAAATTATCTTCCCACAAAAAATGCCTCCCTTATATTTGTCACACTATTTCTTAAGCTTTCCAAGGGATTccttagaaataaattttcaagAACAAATattgcaattttcttttcttagccTATTTGGAACATTTcaagtaaatattaataaatttatttataaatttataaatatataaattttaaaataaatataatttatttaatatatactatataaataatatgatatatttattatattaacatattattatgattattatataattatattaaatatatttatatatttatatataaatagattttaaataaatataatttatttaataaattaataaaattattaagtcCACTTGTTGTACACATGGtatctagaattatttttaacacATGGACGTTGTTACCTTTGACTAAAATAGCATCACTTTCTTAGGTCCTGGCAAGTACCATTCTATCATTGTTTCTATGAGTTAAACTGCATCAGAATTGacacattttccttcctttttccctttattttcttaaactgagatttatagtctctagaaggactcctcctgtttttttgcttgtttgaatttttgccccccttttttcttttctttttcttttttttactttcaaacagaaatacataacttgaaccatcttattctgcctcacaaattgaggggaaaataatggagggcaccaagaccaaacagtcgtatgaaaatcaagtagaaataaaaaatgatcagacttgaacaccaaatccaaagccaactacaacagaaatgatactcaatctacaacaggctagacataGAAgagactacttatactagcagccccgggggcaaaggaggggcgatatgggatgcatgctgggaacagaggttgagggagaacaacattggtggtgggaatgcctgattcaatgtcactatgtatttgaaatactactgtgaatgatttgcaatccactttgatcaaaataaaaattattcatataaaaattaaaataaagcccAGACCAGCAGAGGCAGCAGCCGGAGCAGCCGCAGCCTGCGCCCTCTCCCGCCCCCCCCGCCCGCCCCGgggtctctctccccttcctcctcctccaccccccccctcctcctcctcctcctcctccgcccgCCCGCGGGGCCCCCCTCGCCTTCCCGCCCGCCCCTATTGTTCCGCCCCCGGCCTCCCGCCCTTCCCcttcccgcccgcccgcccgctcctctctttctctccccctcagtCGCCTCGCGCCTGCAAGTGACCAAAGACTTGACCACTCAAAGTCCAGCTCCCCAGAACACTGCTCGACATGGACACCGGTGTGATTGAAGGTGGATTAAATGTCACACTTACCATCCGGCTACTTATGCATGGAAAGGAAGTTGGCAGTATCATCGGAAAGAAAGGAGAATCTGTGAAGAAGATGCGGGAAGAGAGTGGTGCACGTATCAACATCTCAGAAGGGAATTGTCCGGAGAGAATTATCACTTTGGCTGGACCCACTAATGCCATCTTCAAAGCTTTTGCTATGATCATTGACAAACTGGAAGAGGACATTAGCAGCTCTATGACCAATAGCACAGCTGCCAGTAGACCCCCAGTCACCCTGAGGCTGGTGGTCCCTGCTAGTCAGTGTGGCTCTCTCATTGGGAAAGGTGGTTGCAAGATCAAGGAAATACGAGAGAGTACAGGGGCTCAGGTCCAAGTGGCGGGGGATATGCTCCCCAATTCAACTGAGCGGGCCATCACTATTGCTGGCATTCCGCAATCCATCATTGAGTGTGTGAAACAGATCTGCGTGGTCATGTTGGAGTCCCCTCCGAAGGGCGTGACCATCCCGAACCGGCCCAAGCCGTCCAGTTCTCCGGTCATCTTTGCAGGTGGTCAGGCCTATACCATTCAAGGACAGTATGCCATTCCACAGCCAGATTTGACCAAGCTGCACCAGTTGGCAATGCAACAGTCTCATTTTCCCATGACGCATGGCAACACCGGATTCAGTGCAGGTTTGGATGCATCTGCTCAGACTACTTCTCATGAACTCACCATTCCAAATGATTTGATTGGCTGCATAATCGGGCGTCAAGGCGCCAAAATCAATGAGATCCGTCAGATGTCTGGGGCGCAGATCAAAATTGCGAACCCAGTGGAAGGATCTACTGATAGGCAGGTTACCATCACTGGATCTGCTGCCAGCATTAGCCTGGCTCAATATTTAATCAATGTCAGGCTTTCCTCGGAGACGGGTGGCATGGGGAGCAGCTAGAACAATGCAGATTCATCCATAATCCCTTCTGCTGTTCACCACCACCCATGATCCATCTGTGTAGTTTCTGAACAGTCAGCGATTCCAGGTTTTAAATAGTTTGTAAATTTTCAGTTTCTACACACTTTATCATCCACtcgttttaattaatttaattaaattaattaatttaattaatttaattaatttaattaaagcgttttaattccttaaaaaaaaataaaataaaaatagcttttggaaaaaatttaaaaaaagaattgacacATATACTGAAATTATACAACATTTTGCTTTTGCCAACTTATTTTTTGCATTATGTCCTTTAGGTTCATTCCTttatagaaaatgataaaaatttcctTCTTTATTATGGTTAAATAATACTGCATTATATGTCCCTACCACATCAAATCTATTCTTTCATCCATCAGTGTATACACAGATCATTTCCATATCTTGACTTCCACAAATTCCCAAGATTTAGTCAGTGACTGACCCTTGTCACTTCCACTCCACTATTGGCCCTATTCTGGTATTCTCACTTTGTACTCCTTCATCCAACTGATATTAGCTTTGTTACCTCCCTCCTCAATAAACTACAACTAAATGAGATCATCTGTTACTTGTTATTATCTCCAGCTTATTTCAGTTAACACAGTGACACTTtcttctaataatatctttatttaaaaactgtgattacaaatatgattgtagttgggttttaattataaaaagaacacctccctcttcaccagtgcaaccttcccatcaccattgtccccgtttccctccatccacccccgccacctatattcaagacaggctttctacttccctcactcattgacattgttattatagttctcaatgtagttatttctctaactgcactcaccattctgtAGTGAGGTTTATATTATCCTTCCACCTTCATCtcggaattatttcaataattccttctatttttcttaaaacccatgggtAAATAATCATGATTTTAGATTACTTTTATGAAAGGAACCTGGATACTCAAGGCCCACTAGATGATATTTTATGGTaaagactcctcttacagtgctcattaccatatcaattagttatttttttaataaaatctttatataagcaccataattacaaacattattgtagttgggtttcagtcataaaaagaacaacccccttcaccaatgcaacattcccaccaccaatgcccccgatctccctcttccccctcccctgcctgtattcaagacattttacttctctcattcattaacattgcatATTAGTCATTAACATAAAGTCATTAACACATAAAGTCATTAACATTGACTTTGTGTTCGATTTAACTAgcaaaatactgtattttatctTCTACAAATGAATAGTATTCATTAAGTATATATCCCACAActactttatacatttttatgtcattgaacatttgaattatttttatattctgattGTTATAGTCAATGCTGAAATTAACAAAGGCATTCATGTATCTTTTTAGATTTCTGCAATTTGAtgttttaaagctagatgctagaAAGTGGAACTGCTATATCATAAGGTTATTATATCctcaaatttttgaaaaatattcatagtGTTTAACATTGAGGCTTATCAAAACAAAATTCCCACATACAATCAATGAGAGTTGCTATTCATTCACAACATCTATGCCAATGCTGGTTGTTTCCAACATTTGGAGATGTTGATGACTTCTTATTTGCTCTTCAGTGACAATAGGTGACTATGCACACTTACTTTTATACTTATTGGCCATCTGGTTGTCTTCTTCCTgcaagtgtttatttatttttttcactttccagGTGGTCAATGATTTCTTTCTCATTGAGCTTTGTAATcccttatatattttgaatattattgctttatttgaGGAATTGTATACGAATATCttcttcaattctttttattttagtctagCTTTTTCTTAACATGTAAAAagttttaatttgatgtaatttcattttattaatttttgaaccCAAGTAATTTAAGACACCTCTGAAGTCCATATTCTGGTGAATTTCGCTTGTTTTCTCAAcgtattttatgtgttttggtgAAATCTCAAGGTCATTATTTCACTTTTAGTTGTTAATTTTTCTGTATGTTATAAAAatggttcattttatttaattattttgcttgTGGCAATCAATTTTCCAAGCACTATCTGTTGAAGAATCTTACCTGATCCATTAATACATgctgtttcttttctatttgttaaTTGTATATAAATCTGTGCCTTTATGATATATCAATTTGTTCTATTGGTCTGAGAGCCTATTTTGAACCCATTGTATTTGATTACTATAACTTGACATTGCAACTTGAAGTCTGAGAATACAATACTTCCTATATTTTACAGAATTGATATAGTTATCCAGGGAGTTATATCATTTCACACAAATAtttttagtgttatttttatATCCCTCAATAATATCATGAGAGTTTGAAGGGGTTTGCATTGGATCtataattcttaaatattaattcttcaatttcatgaacatGGAATATTGTCCCATTTTCTAGTGTCATCTTCTGTTCTTTCATAAGtgacatataattttaaattataggtattttacaatttttgttaCATGGTTTTcaacatattttatgttttgacttctttgtgttttatcattacttaaaaacatttcattttggggtgccagagtgattgcatagtgagtggtaaggcacttgcttgcacatggccaacctgggactgacccaggtttgatcccccacatcctatatgttcccttagcctgccaggagcggtttttgagtgtagaaccctgagcaccaccagtgtaccCCCATAATAACcccacatttttttcattttaggcacaATGGTTAACAACACTTTTTACTAGGATTTCATAAATAAACCATCCCAGTACCACATCCTCCATAAGATTGTTTCCCTTGACCATTTATCGATTATATCTTCCCTGAAGTTGCCATGGTGGTAAATGTGTTACCCCctaatatgtttctttatatctacatatagcagaaagcatttttatctctctcctgactaacctcttcaacataatactctgCAATATAGAATTCATCCATGTAGTAGAAAATTGCATGCTTTCATCTTTCGTAAAGTcaaatgatattccattgtgtgtagtACCATATTTCTTATTGCATTTGCCTGTCCTTAAACACTTAGACTTTTTCAGGCTTGACACTGGTGAATTGTCCTGAAAAGGACATAGGagtgtaattttttttgaatAGAGGTTTGGGGCCTTTGGTGTAAAGATGTGAAATTGGTGGGTTATATAAAGTTCAGTTACTTTTTATGTTGAGGTTTCCACAttgtttttccaaaaagactggaccaaaCATTTtgcatcagcagtgaatgaagatCCCTCACACTCACATATAAAACAGCAtaatttgattttgttctttgtgtatataaacatggaaattaattaaatatattttaatcaagtGGACAGGAAAGCATAATGTTAGAAATatttgctgtgagcctaagtaTTTCTATCATGGCTCCACAACTTGGATTGTTTTTgtgcttaaaaaatttttttataaataattatatctttTAGATAGATGTTTAAATCAGACAATCTTTTGAACATTCTTCAAATTACGTTTATTGtaatgcatttaaatttttatggggacatttatatattcttttgttttcatggaatgtatactacccttcaccagtgcacttttcctgccaccaatgtcctccactTCCCTTCCACCTTCACCCTGCCTTTCCCTGGGACAAGCAGTTTGCTCCCCCCCACTCTCTCCTTTTTAACACTGTTAAAGAAGGGGTGCCATACATATCAGTTTGTTTTTCAGCACCTAGTTTTTAtttagagtgatcagttccaattatcattgtcataattaTCATAATAGACCTTTTGCTATTCTagctgcactctccactctttatggcaagattcctatcatggactggtccttctgatcctcatatctattgtctctgtatattattaccatgttgtcttttattttttaaatatatatcacaaataagtgagattattctatgagtatccctctccctctgactcatttcactcagtataataatcttcatgtctacccatgtataagaaaattttattaattcatttttactaatggctgcacagtttctttagccactcatgttTTCAGGTAcctaggttgtttctagattctggctattgtaaatagttacACTCTTATTTTAAGAGAACTGATGACTTAACAGCATTTTTTctgaacttttttaaaatataaatctttaagcaccatgattacaagcatgtttgtaggtggacttcagtcataaacagaacacccccttcaccagtgcaacattcccatcaccaatacctaccccacccctgcctgtattcgtgacaggcattctactgctctcattctttaacattgccatgctggttgttagtgtagttatttccctaacagtgttcacactttgtggtgagcttcaaattgtgagctggtcagggcttccagcccttaactctattgtctctgggccttattacagtaatgtctttcctttttcttaaaacccatagattagggTTTTTATGAATGCTAATTTTATTTGATGAGTTGAagcttaaaatgaataaaattgctttacaattcttttttttttttttttttggtttttgggccacactcgtttgatgctcaggggttattcctggctatgcactcagaaattgctcctggcttggggggaccatatgggacaccagggcctCGAACTGCACTCTGTCCTAtgatagtgcttgcaaggcagaaaccttacctttagtgccatctctccagccccac encodes the following:
- the LOC126001951 gene encoding poly(rC)-binding protein 2-like encodes the protein MDTGVIEGGLNVTLTIRLLMHGKEVGSIIGKKGESVKKMREESGARINISEGNCPERIITLAGPTNAIFKAFAMIIDKLEEDISSSMTNSTAASRPPVTLRLVVPASQCGSLIGKGGCKIKEIRESTGAQVQVAGDMLPNSTERAITIAGIPQSIIECVKQICVVMLESPPKGVTIPNRPKPSSSPVIFAGGQAYTIQGQYAIPQPDLTKLHQLAMQQSHFPMTHGNTGFSAGLDASAQTTSHELTIPNDLIGCIIGRQGAKINEIRQMSGAQIKIANPVEGSTDRQVTITGSAASISLAQYLINVRLSSETGGMGSS